In the genome of Bacteroides mediterraneensis, the window CAAGCTGTTCCGCAATTCTGGAGATGCGGGTGTGGATGGACTTGCCCCAGACGAACGTATAACGGTTGGCGTTCGCCTCCATCTTCGTCCCGTCGGTGCAGGCTACGTCCAGACTTACAAAGCCCTCCGCCACGAGGAACTTCACGATGGTGGCGAAGACGGTCTTGAGCACATCCTTCAGCCGGCTGCTGCGAAAACGGTTGATGGTGTTGTGGTCAGGCACCCTGGTACCGGTCAGCCACATGAAGCGGATGTCATTGCGGCAGAACTCCTCAATGCGGCGGCTGGAATAGATATTGCGCAGATAGGCATATACCAGAATCTGCAGCATCATGCGGGGATGGTAGGCCGGACAGCCTTTGACGGAGTACTTGCGGTAAAGTTCTTCCAGGCTGATCTGTTCAATGATGCGGTGAACAACCCGGACCGGATCGTTCTGGGGAATAAAATCGCCTAAACACGGAGGTAAAAGCAGATTATCGTTGGAGGTATAGTTTTTAAACATTATCTTTGGGATATATTGCTTGATTCCCTAAGATACGAAAAATTAGGGAGACGGGCAAGTCCTGACTGAGCGAAGTTTGGGCTTGCCCGATTTTTTTTGCAGACACAAAAAAGGTAAGCATTCGGTAAACCACGTATTTTTGTCTCCAACTTCCATCATTAACTTTACGTCCAAAAAGCAAAGTTATGATGACACGAGAAGAAGTAGTAGAGATAATGAACTACTGCAAAGAGCACAAAGTGACTTATAAGTCAAGATTAGAGGAGCTCAATATCCCTGTATGGCGGTTTTATGACAGCAAATCCCGTTATGCCGCCGAGCAATCATCGGGTAAATCGGCTCAAGGTGAGTTTATCGAGCTTCCCCACAGCGGATCTTTTGTTCCTGTTCCTTCATTTGCCGGAACAAGCGGGCGTAAACAGAAAAACGCACCGATCCCGCCAAGCGGATTGAAAGAGATAGAAATACGTACACCGGCCGGTACTGCCATACGCATTTGCGGTGAGCTAAATGAAAAGGAACTGTTTTCAATCATCCAGGCCTGCAGCCATGTTCAGCCTTAATGACAGTATGCGCTATCTGTTGTATAACCGCCCGACTGATATGCGCAAAAGCTTTCATACTCTCAGCGGTATCATTACCGACGCCATGGGTCAGGACCCCAGCAACGGCAACGTATATATCTTCATAAACCGTGCCCGTGACCGCATAAAGCTCCTGCATTGGGAGCCGGGCGGCATGGTGCTGTATTCCAAACTTCTGGAAGCCGGTACCTTAGGCAAGCCTGATTCTGCCAACGACAATGAGGTCTGTACAAATATAGAATGGCGGGAACTTGTCATGATTGTGGAGGGTATCATGGAAGCCCGCGACTCCCGTCGCACGAGACTTGAAGACCTGCAGAAACTTCGAAAATAGTATCGGATTTTTACTCTATTCGCTTTTGTATGTCATTGGATTTTAGTATATTTACATTGTAGAACAATGAGATACAGATGCTTACAGAAGAACAGGAAAAAGCCTTATTGGAAGAAATTGAGAAGCTCCGTCAGGATAAAGCGGCGCTTATCAGCAGGGTTTCCTCGCTGGAACAATCCCTTTACTGGCTCCGGAAAAAAGTCTTTGGGCGGATGAGCGAGAAGAGTCTTCCGCTTGATCCCAACCAGCTGTTTCTGTTCTCAAAGGAGGAAATGTCCTCCATGGAAATATCCCGGATGGAGGAGGAAGTCCGCAAGAGTGAAGAAGAAATCACCAGAACTATAAAAGTCAAGGAAAAACCGGTCCGCAAGTCTCTGGACACTTCCTCACTGCCTGTAGAGGTTGTTGATCTTTACCCTGAAGGGACAACAGACGAGGAAGGCAGGCTTAAGGATGAATTCATTGAAATCGGAAAGGAAGAGAGTTCACGCCTGGAACGTGTTCCGGCAAAAGTATATATCCTGAAGACCGTCCGTCACAAAGTGATAAGTAAATCCGATATGGAGAAATACCCCGAGGAAAGGCAGATTCTGATTCACCCGCTACCTCTTGTTCCGGTCAGCAAATGTATGGCAGGCGCCTCGGTCCTGACGGACATTATCATCGGCAAGTTCATGTATCATCTCCCGTTCTACCGTCTGATACAGCAGTATCGCGAATCAGGAATCAGCATAAGCGAATCTACCATGTGCGGATGGTATGAAATGGCGGTGGAGAAACTCAAGCTGCTGTACAACCTGCTCAAACAGAAGATACTCTCCAGTGAGTATATACAAGTGGACGAGAGTGTCATTCCTGTGATGGACAATGAGAAACATAAGGCGAAAAAAGGGTATGAGTGGTGCGTGCGCGACGGCATCACGGGGGACGTCATGTTCCATTATGACCGTGGCAGCCGTTCGGGGATGGTAGCCCGTGAACTGCTGGGATGCTACCGTGGCATTGTGCAATGTGACGGCTATGCAGCTTACGAACAGTTCGAGCAGATGAAAGGAATCACCCTGGTCGGCTGCTGGGCACATGCCAGAAGGAAGTACGTGGATGCCCTGGAAGAGAACAGGACCCTGGCCACACAGGCAATACACTACATCGGCAAGCTGTACAAGATAGAATCTGAAGCCAATGATGCCGGACTCGCAGCCGAAGAGCGTAAGGAAAAACGTATAAGCGAAGCCTATCCGCTGATACTTGAATTTGAAAAGTGGCTGCAGGATGCTTATCTTAGAGTGCTTCCTAAAAGCCGCATGGGTAAAGCCATCGAATATACGTACACGCTTCTTCCCAGGCTTTCCAGATACGTAAACGACGGAAGAATCGAAATTGATGACAACCGCATAGAAAATGCCATAAGACCTTTGGCTTTGGGAAGAAAGAATTATCTGTTCTGCGGCAACGACGCATCCGCATACAGGGCTGCCATCGTGTACTCACTGATTGCCACCTGCAAGTCTGCAGAAGTAGACCCCAGAATCTGGATGGAAGATGTCCTGAGTAAAATCCCATATTATGAAAGGGATGAGAAGAATATGGAAGAACTTCTACCACGTAATTGGGCTAAA includes:
- the tnpB gene encoding IS66 family insertion sequence element accessory protein TnpB (TnpB, as the term is used for proteins encoded by IS66 family insertion elements, is considered an accessory protein, since TnpC, encoded by a neighboring gene, is a DDE family transposase.); this translates as MFSLNDSMRYLLYNRPTDMRKSFHTLSGIITDAMGQDPSNGNVYIFINRARDRIKLLHWEPGGMVLYSKLLEAGTLGKPDSANDNEVCTNIEWRELVMIVEGIMEARDSRRTRLEDLQKLRK
- a CDS encoding IS66 family transposase — protein: MLTEEQEKALLEEIEKLRQDKAALISRVSSLEQSLYWLRKKVFGRMSEKSLPLDPNQLFLFSKEEMSSMEISRMEEEVRKSEEEITRTIKVKEKPVRKSLDTSSLPVEVVDLYPEGTTDEEGRLKDEFIEIGKEESSRLERVPAKVYILKTVRHKVISKSDMEKYPEERQILIHPLPLVPVSKCMAGASVLTDIIIGKFMYHLPFYRLIQQYRESGISISESTMCGWYEMAVEKLKLLYNLLKQKILSSEYIQVDESVIPVMDNEKHKAKKGYEWCVRDGITGDVMFHYDRGSRSGMVARELLGCYRGIVQCDGYAAYEQFEQMKGITLVGCWAHARRKYVDALEENRTLATQAIHYIGKLYKIESEANDAGLAAEERKEKRISEAYPLILEFEKWLQDAYLRVLPKSRMGKAIEYTYTLLPRLSRYVNDGRIEIDDNRIENAIRPLALGRKNYLFCGNDASAYRAAIVYSLIATCKSAEVDPRIWMEDVLSKIPYYERDEKNMEELLPRNWAKSHQTCSE